In one window of Thermodesulfobacteriota bacterium DNA:
- a CDS encoding phosphomannomutase/phosphoglucomutase: MSDAIFREYDIRGTWGKDLTAEVAELLGRAYAIYAQRRGANIGPDFKITVGRDVRTSSKPIRDALVRGLTQSGVNVIDIGECPTPLQYFSMHTLKVGGGIMITGSHNPPEYNGFKVSVGKETIHGSEIQAVKKIIREEVLGKPPVDAMPGIVEIHDIIPAYIDYVAGSFNIPELPKRMRIVLDSGNGTAGPVAPKLLKRLGFDVIELYSEPDGSFPNHHPDPTVTDNLLDLIETVRRTGAEFGVAYDGDADRIGMVDERGSVIWGDKLMVVFSKSILKEKPGATIVGEVKCSQVMYDEIARMGGNPVMWKTGHSLIKAKMKELGAAMAGEMSGHIFFADKWFGFDDAIYASCRVAEIAARERAANPAFRFSSMLSGLPETVVTPEIRIDCPDEVKFSVIEKLEGEIGQGSDDFRVRDIIKIDGLRVNFDGGWALVRASNTQPVLVLRFEAVDQEKLDKAKAFIKERLEASLPGGTVELEA; the protein is encoded by the coding sequence ATTTCTGACGCGATATTCAGGGAATACGACATAAGGGGCACATGGGGGAAGGACCTTACCGCCGAGGTCGCGGAGCTACTGGGCAGGGCCTATGCCATATACGCCCAAAGGCGGGGCGCGAACATAGGCCCGGATTTCAAGATCACGGTCGGAAGGGACGTAAGGACGAGCTCCAAGCCCATACGGGACGCGCTTGTCCGGGGCCTCACACAGAGCGGCGTAAACGTCATCGACATAGGGGAGTGCCCCACGCCGCTACAGTATTTCTCCATGCACACGCTAAAGGTGGGCGGCGGCATAATGATAACCGGAAGCCACAACCCCCCGGAGTATAACGGCTTCAAGGTGAGCGTCGGGAAAGAGACCATTCACGGCTCGGAGATACAGGCTGTAAAAAAGATAATAAGGGAAGAGGTCCTCGGGAAGCCGCCGGTTGATGCGATGCCAGGCATTGTCGAGATCCACGACATAATACCGGCTTATATCGATTACGTCGCTGGCTCCTTCAATATACCGGAATTACCCAAGCGCATGAGGATCGTCCTCGATTCAGGGAACGGCACCGCGGGGCCGGTCGCCCCGAAGCTCCTCAAGAGGCTCGGGTTCGACGTGATCGAGCTCTATAGCGAGCCCGACGGCTCGTTCCCGAACCATCACCCGGACCCGACCGTCACGGATAACCTCCTTGACCTTATCGAGACGGTAAGGAGGACCGGGGCCGAGTTCGGGGTCGCCTATGATGGCGACGCTGACAGAATTGGCATGGTAGATGAGAGGGGGTCGGTAATCTGGGGCGACAAGCTCATGGTGGTGTTTTCAAAATCCATATTGAAGGAAAAGCCGGGCGCGACCATCGTGGGCGAGGTAAAATGCTCGCAGGTCATGTACGACGAGATAGCGCGCATGGGCGGGAACCCTGTGATGTGGAAGACCGGGCATTCGCTCATAAAGGCCAAGATGAAGGAGCTCGGCGCTGCGATGGCCGGAGAGATGAGCGGGCATATCTTCTTCGCGGACAAATGGTTCGGCTTTGACGACGCGATCTACGCCTCGTGCAGGGTGGCCGAGATAGCCGCAAGGGAAAGGGCCGCAAACCCCGCCTTCCGCTTCTCCTCCATGCTTTCGGGGCTCCCCGAGACGGTAGTGACCCCGGAGATACGGATAGACTGCCCTGACGAGGTCAAGTTCTCGGTAATCGAGAAGCTCGAGGGAGAAATCGGCCAGGGCTCGGACGACTTCCGGGTAAGGGACATCATCAAGATAGACGGCCTCAGGGTGAACTTCGATGGCGGCTGGGCCCTTGTAAGGGCCTCGAACACCCAGCCTGTACTGGTCTTGAGGTTCGAGGCAGTTGACCAGGAGAAGCTCGACAAGGCAAAGGCCTTCATAAAGGAGCGGCTTGAGGCCTCGTTGCCCGGCGGTACGGTGGAGCTTGAGGCTTAA
- the tadA gene encoding tRNA adenosine(34) deaminase TadA translates to MSIKLDEAFMAKALREAEKAALKGEVPVGAIIVREGRVIARAHNLRESKADPSAHAELLAIRSAARKLKTWRLSGATMYVTLEPCLMCMGAIVLARIPRLVFGPLDPKAGASGSLYDIPTDTRLNHRVHVTGGVLASESEEVLKSFFRKLREEKRSGKRTL, encoded by the coding sequence TTGAGCATAAAGCTGGACGAGGCCTTCATGGCAAAGGCCCTCAGGGAGGCGGAGAAGGCCGCCCTGAAGGGAGAGGTCCCGGTGGGCGCAATCATCGTCCGCGAGGGGCGCGTCATAGCCAGGGCGCATAACCTGAGGGAATCGAAGGCCGACCCGTCCGCGCACGCCGAGCTTCTGGCCATAAGGAGCGCGGCAAGGAAGCTCAAGACCTGGAGGCTCTCCGGCGCGACCATGTACGTCACGCTCGAGCCCTGCTTGATGTGCATGGGGGCAATAGTGCTCGCCCGGATACCGAGGCTCGTATTCGGCCCGCTTGACCCCAAGGCGGGCGCTTCGGGCTCGCTCTACGACATCCCAACGGATACGCGCCTGAACCACAGGGTCCATGTGACCGGCGGGGTGCTTGCCTCGGAATCGGAAGAGGTCTTGAAATCGTTTTTCAGGAAGCTAAGGGAGGAGAAGCGCTCCGGGAAGAGAACGCTTTAG
- the uvrA gene encoding excinuclease ABC subunit UvrA: protein MDRIVIKGARVHNLKSIDLEIPRDRLVVITGVSGSGKSSLAFDTIYAEGQRRYVESLSVYARQFLEQMDKPDVESIEGLSPAISIEQKTTSRNPRSTVGTVTEVYDYLRLLFARIGKPHCFSCGRPITSQTIQEMADRLAALPPGSKIVLLSPIVRGRKGEYRKELESLRKDGYTKARIDGEARDLEDVIVLDKRKKHSIDVIIDRLVIKEGILRRLTDSLEAASRLSGGLVKVEVVGGRELLFNEKLSCAQCGISYPEISPTTFSFNSPYGACPECKGLGEKFYFDPELVIPDAELSIREGAIAPWSRSGGKKAVSWYLNMLSSLARHYKFSLDAPVKKLQPRIREIIFNGSGEEEVEFRHEGEKSKYAYTAPFEGVLANLERRYRETDSEDVREDLERFMNSQPCPVCEGSRLKKEALFVKIGARSIRDIAAMSIKDALEFFKSLRLTTFEQEIARRVLKEIGERLGFLSKVGLDYISLDRPAATLSGGEGQRIRLATQIGSSLVGVLYILDEPSIGLHQRDNRRLLEALKRLRDMGNSVIVVEHDEETMNDADHIIDMGPGAGLSGGRIVAQGTFNEIAANESSLTGKYLSGSLRIPVPEKRKMPDKRFLTVKGARANNLKDLNVRFPLGLMTCVTGVSGSGKSTLVVDTLYRNLARKLYDSKERAGEAASIAGLEHIDKVVDIDQTPIGRTPRSNPATYTGLFTPIRDLFSQLPEAKVRGYSPGRFSFNVKGGRCESCKGDGLIKVEMHFLPDVYVTCDACGGERYNRDTLEIRYKGRNISECLDLSVAEALVFFENIPQVREKLKTLNDVGLGYIKLGQASTTLSGGEAQRIKLARELSRRATGKTLYILDEPTTGLHFADIHKLLDVLKSLRDAGNTIIIIEHNLDVIKSADHIIDLGPEGGDQGGEIVAEGTPEHVAGVKGSHTGAYLKGVLGQKGFALR from the coding sequence ATGGACAGGATAGTAATCAAGGGCGCGAGGGTACACAACCTCAAGTCCATAGACCTTGAGATACCGAGAGACAGGCTCGTCGTCATAACAGGCGTTTCAGGCTCCGGCAAGTCCTCGCTGGCCTTCGACACCATTTACGCAGAGGGGCAGAGGAGGTACGTCGAGAGCCTCTCCGTCTACGCCAGGCAGTTCCTCGAGCAGATGGACAAGCCTGATGTTGAGTCCATTGAAGGGCTCTCGCCCGCCATATCGATAGAGCAGAAGACCACCTCCAGGAACCCCCGCTCGACTGTCGGAACAGTCACCGAAGTATACGACTACCTCCGCCTCCTCTTCGCAAGGATCGGGAAGCCCCACTGCTTCAGCTGCGGCCGTCCAATCACATCCCAGACCATACAGGAGATGGCCGACAGGCTGGCGGCCCTTCCGCCGGGCTCGAAGATAGTCCTCCTCTCCCCGATAGTCCGGGGCCGTAAGGGGGAATACAGGAAGGAGCTCGAATCCCTCAGGAAGGACGGCTACACCAAGGCCAGGATAGACGGCGAGGCGCGCGACCTCGAGGACGTAATCGTCCTCGACAAGAGGAAGAAGCACTCGATAGACGTCATCATAGACAGGCTCGTCATCAAGGAGGGGATACTGAGGAGGCTTACCGACTCCCTGGAGGCCGCCTCGCGGCTTTCGGGCGGGCTCGTAAAGGTGGAGGTCGTCGGCGGAAGGGAACTCCTCTTTAACGAGAAGCTCTCCTGCGCCCAGTGCGGCATAAGCTACCCCGAGATAAGCCCCACCACATTTTCATTCAACAGCCCCTACGGGGCCTGCCCGGAGTGCAAGGGCCTCGGCGAGAAGTTTTATTTCGACCCTGAGCTCGTCATACCGGACGCGGAGCTATCGATACGCGAGGGGGCCATAGCCCCCTGGAGCAGGTCCGGCGGAAAGAAGGCCGTTTCATGGTATTTGAACATGCTCTCCTCGCTCGCGAGGCACTATAAGTTCAGCCTGGATGCGCCGGTTAAGAAACTCCAGCCGAGGATCCGGGAGATAATCTTTAACGGCTCCGGAGAAGAGGAGGTCGAGTTCCGGCACGAGGGAGAGAAGAGCAAGTACGCCTACACGGCCCCTTTCGAGGGCGTGCTCGCCAATCTGGAGAGGCGCTACCGCGAGACCGACTCGGAGGACGTCCGTGAGGACCTTGAGCGGTTCATGAATTCGCAGCCCTGCCCGGTATGCGAGGGTTCGAGGCTCAAGAAAGAGGCGCTCTTCGTAAAGATAGGGGCGAGGTCCATCCGGGATATCGCGGCCATGTCCATTAAGGATGCGCTCGAGTTCTTCAAGAGCCTGAGGCTTACGACGTTCGAGCAGGAGATAGCCCGGAGGGTCTTGAAGGAGATAGGCGAGAGGCTCGGCTTTCTCTCGAAAGTAGGGCTTGACTACATCTCACTCGACAGGCCTGCCGCGACACTTTCAGGGGGCGAGGGGCAGAGGATACGGCTCGCAACCCAGATAGGGAGCTCGCTCGTCGGCGTGCTCTACATACTCGACGAGCCTTCCATAGGGCTCCACCAGAGGGACAACAGGCGTCTCCTTGAGGCCCTTAAGCGGCTCAGGGACATGGGTAACTCGGTCATCGTCGTCGAGCACGACGAGGAGACCATGAACGACGCCGACCACATAATCGACATGGGCCCCGGGGCCGGGCTCTCGGGCGGACGCATAGTGGCCCAGGGGACATTCAATGAGATAGCCGCAAACGAAAGTTCGCTTACGGGCAAGTACCTCTCCGGCTCTTTAAGGATACCTGTGCCGGAGAAGAGGAAAATGCCTGACAAGAGGTTCCTTACCGTAAAAGGGGCGAGGGCGAATAATCTCAAAGACCTTAACGTCCGTTTCCCGCTCGGGCTTATGACCTGCGTAACCGGGGTCTCGGGCTCTGGAAAGAGCACGCTCGTGGTGGATACGCTCTATAGAAACCTCGCCCGGAAGCTCTATGACTCGAAGGAGCGGGCCGGAGAGGCGGCCTCGATTGCAGGGCTCGAGCACATAGATAAGGTCGTTGACATAGACCAGACCCCCATAGGCAGGACGCCGCGCTCGAACCCGGCCACCTACACCGGCCTATTTACGCCCATAAGGGACCTCTTCAGCCAGCTCCCCGAGGCCAAGGTAAGGGGCTACAGCCCCGGCAGGTTCAGCTTCAACGTGAAGGGCGGCAGGTGCGAGTCGTGCAAGGGAGACGGCCTTATAAAGGTCGAGATGCATTTCCTCCCGGACGTATACGTCACCTGCGACGCGTGCGGCGGGGAAAGGTATAACCGCGACACCCTTGAGATACGGTACAAGGGGAGGAACATCTCCGAGTGCCTCGACCTCTCGGTAGCCGAGGCGCTCGTCTTCTTCGAGAACATCCCCCAGGTGAGGGAAAAACTCAAGACCCTCAATGACGTCGGGCTCGGCTACATAAAGCTCGGCCAGGCCTCGACCACGCTCTCGGGAGGCGAGGCGCAGAGGATAAAGCTTGCCAGGGAGCTTTCAAGGAGGGCCACGGGGAAGACCCTTTACATACTCGACGAGCCCACCACGGGCCTCCACTTCGCTGACATACACAAGCTCCTCGATGTATTGAAAAGCCTCCGCGACGCGGGCAACACCATCATCATAATCGAGCACAACCTCGACGTCATAAAATCAGCGGACCACATAATCGACCTCGGCCCTGAGGGCGGCGACCAGGGCGGCGAGATAGTGGCCGAAGGTACTCCCGAGCACGTCGCTGGGGTCAAGGGCTCGCACACCGGGGCGTATCTAAAAGGCGTCCTGGGGCAAAAAGGGTTCGCCCTCAGGTAA
- the pdxA gene encoding 4-hydroxythreonine-4-phosphate dehydrogenase PdxA, with protein sequence MKPNIAITMGDPAGVGPELALKALGDKRVRALCNPIVVGDAGLLSHLAGKLGLKAPRESEVIGVSRLDLKRLKPGKPVKAAGEALISYIEEAVFMTAIGDADAMVTCPISKEAAKLAGFRFPGHTEFIAELTDTEDFVMMLGGKDLKVALVTIHEALKNVPRLVTEKAVLKALRVTHRAFTRDFGMKRPRIAVCGLNPHAGEGGIFGDEEKKAIAPAVKKARKEGINALGPLPADTVFYRTVRKKEFDCVLAMYHDQGLGPLKLQHFEDGVNATLGLPIIRTSVDHGTAYDIAWKGVASHFSLRAAIEMAVEMAVNRKRRP encoded by the coding sequence ATGAAACCCAACATAGCCATAACCATGGGCGACCCCGCCGGCGTCGGCCCCGAGCTCGCACTAAAGGCCCTCGGTGATAAAAGGGTGAGGGCGCTCTGCAACCCTATAGTAGTCGGTGACGCGGGGCTCCTCAGCCATCTTGCCGGAAAGCTCGGGTTGAAGGCGCCGCGCGAGAGCGAGGTCATCGGAGTTTCCAGGCTGGACCTCAAAAGGCTCAAGCCCGGCAAGCCCGTGAAAGCCGCGGGAGAGGCGCTCATAAGCTACATAGAAGAGGCGGTATTCATGACCGCCATAGGCGACGCGGACGCGATGGTGACTTGCCCCATAAGCAAGGAAGCCGCGAAGCTCGCCGGTTTCCGGTTCCCGGGCCATACCGAGTTCATAGCCGAGCTTACGGATACCGAAGATTTCGTCATGATGCTCGGAGGGAAGGACCTCAAGGTCGCGCTCGTCACCATCCACGAGGCCCTTAAGAATGTGCCGCGCCTCGTGACGGAGAAGGCTGTTTTGAAGGCCCTCCGCGTAACGCACCGGGCCTTTACGCGTGATTTCGGGATGAAGAGGCCGAGGATCGCGGTATGCGGCTTGAACCCGCACGCTGGCGAGGGCGGCATATTCGGTGACGAGGAGAAAAAGGCCATAGCGCCGGCCGTCAAAAAGGCGAGGAAAGAGGGCATAAACGCGCTGGGGCCGCTCCCGGCTGACACGGTCTTTTACAGGACGGTCAGGAAAAAGGAGTTCGACTGCGTGCTTGCCATGTACCACGACCAGGGGCTCGGGCCCTTGAAGCTGCAGCATTTCGAGGACGGCGTGAACGCGACACTGGGCCTGCCCATAATAAGGACTTCGGTAGACCACGGCACCGCCTATGACATCGCGTGGAAGGGTGTAGCAAGCCACTTTAGCCTCAGGGCGGCGATAGAGATGGCCGTAGAGATGGCCGTGAACAGAAAGAGAAGGCCCTGA
- a CDS encoding peptidyl-prolyl cis-trans isomerase: protein MRGFIAALALAAMLFSPAQARAEVVDKVVAVINDSIITLSELKAATAVAMERLGVEGGAIDPEKAREMEGGILEGLIEQRLVKQAADKAGIEVSEREIDNAVDDIKKQNRLTQEQLLLALAENGLTQKEYREQLKEQIRQVKFVNREFRSRISIQPEDIEDYYRRNIDNFQSPALFRLHIIFLPGNDKDVLARRLNLIAGGLRAGEDFRDLASQYSEGPAASAGGDLGLLKSGELEPWLEEAASKLKPGEVSPAIERPEGVYFVRLSDYLPRAPRPLAEVRGEIQDRLFKKIMDERYSFWLNETRKFAHIEIRMQ from the coding sequence GTGAGAGGGTTCATCGCCGCCCTGGCGCTTGCCGCAATGCTCTTCTCCCCCGCCCAGGCCCGCGCCGAGGTGGTGGACAAGGTCGTGGCGGTCATTAACGACAGCATCATAACGCTATCCGAGCTCAAGGCCGCGACCGCCGTGGCAATGGAGAGGCTCGGGGTGGAAGGCGGCGCAATCGACCCTGAAAAGGCCCGCGAGATGGAAGGCGGGATACTTGAGGGGCTAATAGAGCAGCGGCTTGTGAAACAGGCGGCGGACAAGGCTGGCATAGAGGTGAGCGAGCGGGAGATAGACAACGCCGTTGACGATATTAAAAAGCAGAACAGGCTGACTCAGGAGCAGCTCCTTCTCGCTCTGGCCGAAAACGGCCTGACCCAGAAGGAATACAGGGAGCAGCTCAAAGAGCAGATACGCCAGGTGAAGTTCGTGAACAGGGAGTTCAGGTCAAGGATATCCATCCAGCCCGAGGACATAGAGGACTACTACCGCCGCAATATCGATAATTTCCAGTCCCCCGCCCTTTTCAGGCTTCATATCATATTCCTGCCCGGCAACGACAAGGACGTCCTCGCGAGGCGCTTGAACCTCATAGCGGGCGGCCTCCGGGCAGGCGAGGACTTCAGGGACCTGGCAAGCCAGTACTCAGAGGGGCCCGCGGCGTCTGCCGGAGGCGACCTGGGGCTCCTGAAATCCGGGGAGCTTGAGCCCTGGCTGGAGGAGGCCGCCTCTAAGCTCAAGCCCGGCGAGGTGAGCCCGGCAATCGAGAGGCCAGAGGGCGTCTACTTCGTCCGTCTCTCGGATTACCTGCCCCGGGCGCCGAGGCCGCTCGCGGAGGTGAGGGGAGAGATACAGGACAGGCTCTTCAAAAAGATAATGGACGAGAGGTACAGCTTCTGGCTTAACGAGACCAGGAAGTTCGCGCATATTGAGATAAGGATGCAGTGA